The following are encoded together in the Monodelphis domestica isolate mMonDom1 chromosome 5, mMonDom1.pri, whole genome shotgun sequence genome:
- the ACVRL1 gene encoding serine/threonine-protein kinase receptor R3 isoform X1, with product MLLLLLFSQFHCVQLFMTLFGVFLADTRVVCHFLLQLILKMKKLRPIGLSDLPKVTQLDKTLSLPGMDLLVLLLALGLADGVSALSSSKSLVTCACENFNCKGSSTCQGSWCTVWLIKEPGRQPRESRGCSNQHYQETCLGLPTEAFAHYCCYQPLCNQNISLKLASTPAPPEEPHQVNHLPLILGPGLALLVLLGLGALGLWHFSQRRQKQRALKYDLGESSLILKASELGDSTLGDLLDSDCTTGSGSGLPFLVQRTVARQIALVECVGKGRYGEVWRGLWHGENVAVKIFSSRDEQSWFRETEIYNTVLLRHDNVLGFIASDMTSRNSSTQLWLITHYHEHGSLYDFLQQQPLDRGLALRLAHSIACGLAHLHVEIFGTQGKPAIAHRDLKSRNVLVKSNLQCCIADLGLAVIHSQGSDSLDIGNNPRVGTKRYMAPEVLEEQLRTDSFESYKWTDIWAFGLVLWEIARRTIVNGIVEDYRPPFFDMVPNDPSFEEMKKVVCVDQQTPNIPNRLVADPFLSGLAQTMRECWYPNPSARLTALRIKKTLQKLCANVEKSKVTH from the exons atgttgttgttgttgctatttagtCAATtccattgtgtccaactctttatgaccctatttggggttttcttggcagatactagagtggtttgccatttccttctccagctcattttgaagatgaagaaactgaggccaattgggctaagtgacttgcccaaggtcacacagcta GACAAGACCCTGAGTCTGCCTGGGATGGACCTACTTGTGCTGCTGCTGGCTCTGGGCCTGGCTGATG GTGTTTCTGCACTGTCCTCATCCAAGTCTCTTGTGACCTGTGCCTGTGAGAATTTCAACTGCAAGGGATCTTCAACCTGCCAAGGGTCTTGGTGCACTGTGTGGCTGATAAAAGAACCAGGGAGACAACCCCGGGAATCTCGAGGATGCAGTAACCAACACTATCAAGAGACCTGCCTGGGACTGCCCACTGAAGCCTTTGCACACTACTGCTGTTACCAGCCTCTCTGCAATCAAAACATCTCCCTAAAGCTAGCAA GCACACCAGCCCCACCAGAGGAACCCCATCAAGTTAACCATCTGCCACTGATCCTGGGCCCTGGGTTGGCTCTGCTGGTTCTTTTGGGGCTAGGAGCCCTGGGCCTGTGGCACTTCAGTCAGAGGCGTCAAAAACAGAGAGCTTTGAAATATGACCTGGGAGAATCCAGCCTCATCCTGAAGGCCTCAGAACTGGGGGACAGCACACTAGGG GACCTTCTGGACAGTGACTGTACCACAGGCAGTGGCTCTGGCCTCCCCTTTCTGGTTCAGCGGACAGTGGCTCGGCAAATTGCTCTGGTGGAATGTGTGG GCAAGGGCCGCTATGGTGAAGTATGGAGGGGCCTGTGGCATGGCGAGAATGTGGCTGTCAAGATTTTCTCCTCCAGGGATGAACAGTCCTGGTTCCGGGAGACTGAAATCTACAACACAGTTCTCCTCAGACATGACAATGTTCTTG GCTTCATTGCTTCTGACATGACATCCCGCAATTCCAGCACCCAGCTGTGGCTGATCACCCACTACCACGAGCATGGCTCCCTGTATGACTTCCTGCAGCAGCAGCCACTGGACCGAGGGCTGGCTCTGAGGCTGGCCCACTCCATTGCCTGTGGCCTGGCCCACCTTCATGTGGAGatctttggcacccagggcaaaCCAGCCATTGCCCACCGAGACCTGAAGAGTCGCAACGTCCTAGTCAAGAGCAACCTACAGTGTTGCATAGCAGACCTGG GCCTGGCGGTAATACACTCCCAGGGCAGTGACTCCCTGGACATTGGCAACAACCCTCGGGTAGGCACCAAGAGGTACATGGCGCCAGAAGTGTTAGAGGAGCAGCTTCGAACGGACTCCTTTGAATCCTACAAGTGGACAGACATCTGGGCCTTTGGGCTGGTGCTATGGGAGATAGCCCGGCGGACCATAGTGAATG GCATCGTGGAGGACTACAGACCACCCTTCTTTGACATGGTTCCCAATGACCCCAGTTTTGAGGAAATGAAAAAGGTGGTTTGTGTGGACCAGCAGACACCCAATATTCCCAACCGGCTTGTTGCAGATCCG TTTCTTTCAGGTCTGGCACAAACCATGCGGGAATGCTGGTACCCCAATCCTTCAGCTCGCCTCACAGCTCTGCGCATCAAGAAGACCCTACAGAAACTTTGTGCCAATGTAGAGAAATCCAAAGTGACTCATTAG
- the ACVRL1 gene encoding serine/threonine-protein kinase receptor R3 isoform X2 gives MDLLVLLLALGLADGVSALSSSKSLVTCACENFNCKGSSTCQGSWCTVWLIKEPGRQPRESRGCSNQHYQETCLGLPTEAFAHYCCYQPLCNQNISLKLASTPAPPEEPHQVNHLPLILGPGLALLVLLGLGALGLWHFSQRRQKQRALKYDLGESSLILKASELGDSTLGDLLDSDCTTGSGSGLPFLVQRTVARQIALVECVGKGRYGEVWRGLWHGENVAVKIFSSRDEQSWFRETEIYNTVLLRHDNVLGFIASDMTSRNSSTQLWLITHYHEHGSLYDFLQQQPLDRGLALRLAHSIACGLAHLHVEIFGTQGKPAIAHRDLKSRNVLVKSNLQCCIADLGLAVIHSQGSDSLDIGNNPRVGTKRYMAPEVLEEQLRTDSFESYKWTDIWAFGLVLWEIARRTIVNGIVEDYRPPFFDMVPNDPSFEEMKKVVCVDQQTPNIPNRLVADPFLSGLAQTMRECWYPNPSARLTALRIKKTLQKLCANVEKSKVTH, from the exons ATGGACCTACTTGTGCTGCTGCTGGCTCTGGGCCTGGCTGATG GTGTTTCTGCACTGTCCTCATCCAAGTCTCTTGTGACCTGTGCCTGTGAGAATTTCAACTGCAAGGGATCTTCAACCTGCCAAGGGTCTTGGTGCACTGTGTGGCTGATAAAAGAACCAGGGAGACAACCCCGGGAATCTCGAGGATGCAGTAACCAACACTATCAAGAGACCTGCCTGGGACTGCCCACTGAAGCCTTTGCACACTACTGCTGTTACCAGCCTCTCTGCAATCAAAACATCTCCCTAAAGCTAGCAA GCACACCAGCCCCACCAGAGGAACCCCATCAAGTTAACCATCTGCCACTGATCCTGGGCCCTGGGTTGGCTCTGCTGGTTCTTTTGGGGCTAGGAGCCCTGGGCCTGTGGCACTTCAGTCAGAGGCGTCAAAAACAGAGAGCTTTGAAATATGACCTGGGAGAATCCAGCCTCATCCTGAAGGCCTCAGAACTGGGGGACAGCACACTAGGG GACCTTCTGGACAGTGACTGTACCACAGGCAGTGGCTCTGGCCTCCCCTTTCTGGTTCAGCGGACAGTGGCTCGGCAAATTGCTCTGGTGGAATGTGTGG GCAAGGGCCGCTATGGTGAAGTATGGAGGGGCCTGTGGCATGGCGAGAATGTGGCTGTCAAGATTTTCTCCTCCAGGGATGAACAGTCCTGGTTCCGGGAGACTGAAATCTACAACACAGTTCTCCTCAGACATGACAATGTTCTTG GCTTCATTGCTTCTGACATGACATCCCGCAATTCCAGCACCCAGCTGTGGCTGATCACCCACTACCACGAGCATGGCTCCCTGTATGACTTCCTGCAGCAGCAGCCACTGGACCGAGGGCTGGCTCTGAGGCTGGCCCACTCCATTGCCTGTGGCCTGGCCCACCTTCATGTGGAGatctttggcacccagggcaaaCCAGCCATTGCCCACCGAGACCTGAAGAGTCGCAACGTCCTAGTCAAGAGCAACCTACAGTGTTGCATAGCAGACCTGG GCCTGGCGGTAATACACTCCCAGGGCAGTGACTCCCTGGACATTGGCAACAACCCTCGGGTAGGCACCAAGAGGTACATGGCGCCAGAAGTGTTAGAGGAGCAGCTTCGAACGGACTCCTTTGAATCCTACAAGTGGACAGACATCTGGGCCTTTGGGCTGGTGCTATGGGAGATAGCCCGGCGGACCATAGTGAATG GCATCGTGGAGGACTACAGACCACCCTTCTTTGACATGGTTCCCAATGACCCCAGTTTTGAGGAAATGAAAAAGGTGGTTTGTGTGGACCAGCAGACACCCAATATTCCCAACCGGCTTGTTGCAGATCCG TTTCTTTCAGGTCTGGCACAAACCATGCGGGAATGCTGGTACCCCAATCCTTCAGCTCGCCTCACAGCTCTGCGCATCAAGAAGACCCTACAGAAACTTTGTGCCAATGTAGAGAAATCCAAAGTGACTCATTAG